A stretch of Equus przewalskii isolate Varuska chromosome 11, EquPr2, whole genome shotgun sequence DNA encodes these proteins:
- the MRGPRG gene encoding mas-related G-protein coupled receptor member G translates to MFRLWRTFNSVVFYLTLGVGLGELVGNRLVLWHLCCHIKKGPFFLYVLYLAAMDFLFLACQMAFSIIQVTLGSDDTLYFAITFTAFSVGLWLLAAFSTELCLSTIVPSCYGHCQPRHTSGRLLFFCSLLLVFCWSLRPLLSILLPALAPLPALLDYVRGSCRLLLHLAWPPGKPPSLKVQRSPGCQATGLSHVPKGADPDRQSQTDRRPPPRAHGHTYAAPGGSREVSEPGAVPEGFQKAARRRGPLNRGDAEADGSQLVHTDIKVNAGIPSSEPGCGL, encoded by the exons aTGTTCAGGCTCTGGAGAACCTTCAACAGCGTGGTTTTTTACCTCACGCTGGGCGTTGGCCTTGGGGAGCTGGTGGGGAACAGGCTCGTCCTCTGGCACCTTTGCTGCCACATAAAGAAGGGCCCCTTCTTCCTCTATGTGCTCTACCTGGCGGCCATGGACTTCCTGTTCCTTGCCTGCCAGATGGCCTTCTCCATCATCCAGGTCACCCTGGGCTCCGATGATACCCTCTACTTTGCCATCACCTTCACCGCGTTCTCCGTGGGGCTCTGGCTGCTGGCGGCTTTCAGCACCGAGCTCTGCCTCTCCACCATCGTCCCCTCCTGCTACGGGCACTGCCAGCCACGGCACACCTCGGGT CGCCTGCTCTTCTTCTGCAGCCTGCTGCTTGTCTTCTGCTGGAGCCTGCGGCCGCTCCTGAGCATCCTGCTGCCCGCGCTCGCCCCACTGCCCGCGCTGCTGGACTACGTCCGTGGCAGCTGCAGGCTGCTCCTGCACTTGGCCTGGCCGCCGGGGAAGC CCCCCTCACTCAAGGTCCAGAGATCCCCCGGCTGCCAAGCTACAGGCCTGAGCCACGTCCCCAAGGGGGCAG ACCCTGACAGACAAAGCCAGACAGATCGGAGGCCTCCTCCCCGGGCTCATGGCCACACCTATGCAGCTCCAGGGGGCTCACGGGAGGTGAGTGAGCCAGGAGCCGTCCCAGAGGGCTTCCAGAAGGCGGCAAG ACGTCGGGGTCCCCTGAACAGGGGCGACGCAGAAGCTGATGGTTCCCAGCTCGTCCACACAGACATCAAGGTCAACGCTGGAATTCCTTCCTCCGAGCCTGGTTGTGGCCTCTGA